A region from the Corylus avellana chromosome ca7, CavTom2PMs-1.0 genome encodes:
- the LOC132187413 gene encoding pentatricopeptide repeat-containing protein At1g80550, mitochondrial, with protein sequence MLPPIVSRRLNPYPLLSRIHFLFSSSQSFSTKPISDSHSNPSKALSDPATVCETLSSYCNDWERAFEFFNWVETQLHFQHNTDTCNRMLDILGKFFEFERSWDLIRQMKTNPSGRPNHATFRIMFKRYICAHLVKEALDMYDSLEEFDLKDETSLCNLIDALCEYKHVLEAQDLCFGKNKKFNVNVSNTKIHNMILRGFFKMGWWSKCREFWEDMDKKGVRKDLHSYSIYMDIMCKSGKPWKAVKLYKEMKKKGIKLDVVAYNTVIRAIGVLEGVDCSVRVFREMRDLDCKPNVVTYNTIIKLFCESGRYKDAYELLDRMHDWGCAPDVMTYNCIFRCLEKPKEILRLFDRMIESGVHPRMDTCVMLLRKFGRWGFLRPVFIVWKKMEKLGCSPDESAYNALIDALVEKGMVDMARKYDEEMLAKGLSAKPRAKLEQNAESLDRDL encoded by the coding sequence ATGCTTCCTCCGATTGTCTCCAGACGCCTTAACCCCTACCCTCTTCTCTCTCGCATCCACTTCCTCTTCTCATCCTCTCAATCTTTCTCCACCAAACCCATTTCAGATTCGCACTCCAATCCCTCAAAAGCCCTCTCGGACCCCGCTACTGTTTGCGAGACCCTCTCCTCCTACTGCAACGACTGGGAGCGGGCGTTCGAGTTCTTCAACTGGGTCGAAACCCAGTTGCACTTCCAACACAACACCGATACTTGCAATCGTATGCTCGATATTCTTGGTAAGTTCTTCGAATTCGAGCGCTCTTGGGACTTGATTCGTCAAATGAAAACAAACCCATCAGGGAGGCCAAACCACGCCACATTTCGCATAATGTTTAAGCGCTATATATGTGCGCATTTAGTTAAAGAAGCTCTAGATATGTATGATTCTTTAGAAGAGTTTGATTTGAAGGATGAGACGTCGCTTTGTAATCTTATTGACGCGTTATGCGAGTACAAGCATGTGCTTGAGGCCCAAGACCTGTGTTTTGGAAAGAACAAGAAGTTCAATGTGAATGTGAGTAATACGAAGATTCATAATATGATTCTTCGCGGGTTTTTTAAGATGGGGTGGTGGAGTAAGTGTAGGGAGTTTTGGGAAGACATGGATAAAAAAGGTGTTCGTAAAGATTTGCATTCATATTCGATATACATGGATATAATGTGCAAAAGTGGGAAGCCATGGAAGGCTGTGAAATTGTATaaggagatgaagaagaaggggaTAAAGTTGGATGTGGTGGCGTACAATACGGTTATTCGTGCTATTGGTGTTTTGGAGGGCGTGGATTGTTCAGTTCGGGTATTTAGGGAAATGAGGGACTTGGACTGTAAGCCTAATGTTGTGACTTATAATACAATTATAAAGCTGTTCTGTGAAAGTGGGAGATATAAAGATGCGTATGAGTTGCTCGATCGAATGCATGACTGGGGTTGTGCACCAGATGTGATGACATACAACTGCATTTTCAGGTGTCTTGAGAAGCCCAAGGAGATTCTTCGACTGTTTGATAGGATGATTGAAAGTGGGGTTCATCCGCGTATGGACACTTGTGTGATGCTTCTGAGAAAATTTGGGAGATGGGGGTTTCTTCGACCAGTTTTTATTGTATGGAAGAAGATGGAGAAACTTGGATGTAGTCCGGATGAGTCTGCTTACAATGCTTTAATTGATGCTTTGGTGGAGAAAGGAATGGTAGATATGGCCCGGAAGTATGATGAAGAGATGTTAGCAAAAGGGCTCTCAGCTAAACCAAGGGCTAAGCTGGAGCAGAACGCAGAATCTCTTGACAGGGATTTGTGA